The window ACATCCGAGCGAGCGGAGGCATGGCCGAGGGAGCCAGGCTTCGCCTGGCGACCGCAAGCCGGAGCCGACGCCGGGACGGCGGCGACGGCGCGAAAGCCTCGGGCCGACGCGAGCGTCCGGCGACGGGGCGTGGGCAGCCCCGACCTGCGGCCGGCACGCGTTGTATGACCCGGCGACCGTAAGCCGTCGCCGTCGCCGGGACGGCGGCGACGGCGCGAAAGCCTCAGCCAGCGCCGAAGCGGGCGAGGATCCGAGGGGTCGATTCGACCGGTTCGTCGGCGGCCCCGATCTCGATCGCCGCGGCGAGCTGGGCCACCGCCGCCGGCAGCGCTATGGCATGCTGCGGATTGACGTGCAGCCGCGCCAGCGGCTCACCCGCCTCGACGACATCACCCACGCGGCGCAGGACCTCGATGCCCGCCGCCGGGTCGATCGCCGACGCGGCGGTCGCCCGCCCCGCCCCGAGGAGCATCGACGCCTGACCGACCGGCCAGGCGGAAAACCGGCGCAGACGCCCCGACCGCGGAGCCGGAAACGTCTCCGTCCGCTCCGCGCGCGGGAGGGTCGCCGCAGGATCGTCGCAGACCCGCGGGTCGCCCCCCTGCCACGCCACCACACGGCGGAAGCGTTCGAGCGCCGAGCCATCGGCGATCGCCCCACGGCAGCGGGCCAGCGCCGTCGCGCGGTCGGTCTCCACGCCGCCGAGGAGCAGCATCTCGGCCGCCAACTCGAGCGACAGGTCGGCCATCGGATCGTGGCGTTCGCCGCGGAGGACCTCGACCGCAGCCCGGGCCTCGAGGGCGTTGCCGACGGCCCCGCACAGCGCCTCGTCCATCGTCGTCAGCAACACGCGCACCGGCTTGCCCAGCGCGCCGCCGATCTCCACCATGCTCCGCGCCAGCGCCTCGGCATCTTCGCGCCGGCGCATGAAGGCCCCGGCGCCGGTCTTGACGTCGAGGACGAGGCCGTCGATCCCCTCGGCGAGCTTCTTGGAGAGGATCGAGGCCGTGATCAACGGGATCGACTCGACCGTCGCGGTCGCGTCGCGGAGCGCGTAGAGGAAGCGGTCGGCCGGGGCGATCTCGTCGGTCTGACCCACGAGCACGAGCCCACACTCGGCCACCACGCGACGGTACTCGCCGAGCGACAGGTCGACGCGGAAGCCGGGAATGCTCTCGAGCTTGTCGAGCGTGCCGCCGGTGTGCCCCAGGCCGCGTCCCGAGACCATCGGCACGGTCACGCCACAGGCGGCGACGACCGGCGCCAGCACGAGACTCGTCGTGTCGCCGACGCCTCCGGTGGAGTGCTTGTCGATCTTCGGGCCAGGGATGTCGGACAGGTCGACGACGCTGCCGGAATTGAGCATCGACTCGACGAGGGCCCGCGTCTCGGCCGGGTCCATCCCGCGCCACACGATCGCCATCGCCAACGCCGCCCACTGGTAGTCGGTGACGGTGAAGTCGGCGATGCCGTCGATCAGAAACTCGATCTCCTCGGGCGTGAGCGTGCCGCCGTCACGCTTGCGGCGGATCAGGTCGACGGCGCGCATCGGTGGTTCCTCGGGGGCGGAGGGTGCCGGTCAGGCATGGCCCCCCTGGGTGCCGAACTGGCGGTCGCCGGCGTCGCCGAGGCCGGGAACGATGAAGCCGACGCCGTTGAGGCCGGCGTCGAGCGCGGCGACGTGGATCGCGACGTCGGGCATGCCGAGGTGGAGCCGCTCGATCCCCTCGGGCGCCGCGATCAGCGCGAGGTAGACGATCCGCGGGATGCCGGCGGCCCGGAGGATCTCGCAGGTGCGCACGGCCGATCCCCCGGTGGCGAGCATCGGATCGACGACGATCGCCAGCGTCGCCGCGCAGCGGTCGGGGAGGCGGTTGTAGTACTCGAGCGGTTCGAGCGTCGTCTCGTCGCGCGACAGCCCGATGTGCCAGACCTCGGCGTCGGGAATCAAGTCGAGGAGGCCGTCGGCCATCCCCAGGCCGGCGCGGAGGATCGGCACGATGGCGATCCGGTCGGCGAGCCGGCGGCCGGGCGCCGTCGCCAGCGGAGTCGTCACCTCGACGGCCCGTGTCGGCAGGGCGGCCGTGGCCTCGTGCGCGAGCAGCGCGGTCAGCTGTCGCACGAGGCGGCGGAACCCGTCGGGACGGGTCGCCGGATCGCGGAGCGCCGCGACATGGTGGGCGACGAGCGGGTGACTCGACACCGAAACTCCCTGCATGGCATGCTCCTCACGGTCGGGCGGGCCGGCGATCGCGGATGATACCCGGCGCCGGAAGCTGGCCTCCAACCACTTTTTGCCGGCAGCCCTGGTCACGGCTCGCGCTGGACACCGCGATCGACTTGCCAACCGGGCGCCGCGGCCCTGCTCACCGTCAGGAGGTCCCCCGATGGCCGCCGCCGATCTCCTCGCCATCGCCCGCCGGGCCGCGGACCATGCCCACTCCCCCTACTCCGGCTGGCGCGTCGGGGCGGCGGTCGAATTCGCCGACGGTGGAGTCTTTCCCGGGGCCAACGTCGAGAACGGTTCCTACGGTCTGACGATCTGTGCCGAGCGGGTCGCCGTCTGCACGGGGGTGGTGGCAGGCAAGCGCCGCGTGGCCCGGGTCGCTCTCACCTGCCGCGACCGAGAGGGAGCGCTCGTCGCCGGGATCGTGCCCTGCGGAGCGTGCCTGCAGGTGATCCAGGAGTTCGGCGGACCCGACACGGAGATCGTCATCGACGGCGCCGGGGCATTTCGCCTCGCCGACTTCCTTCCCCGCCCCTTCGGCCATGGCGTCGACGTGCCCCGGCAGGGCTGAGATGCAGGGCGGAAGGCCGGCGGAGATGGGCTGCTTTTGGGTAGCATTCCGCCAGGGGCCGGTCGGTAGCGCGAGCG is drawn from Planctomycetota bacterium and contains these coding sequences:
- a CDS encoding thymidine phosphorylase, whose protein sequence is MRAVDLIRRKRDGGTLTPEEIEFLIDGIADFTVTDYQWAALAMAIVWRGMDPAETRALVESMLNSGSVVDLSDIPGPKIDKHSTGGVGDTTSLVLAPVVAACGVTVPMVSGRGLGHTGGTLDKLESIPGFRVDLSLGEYRRVVAECGLVLVGQTDEIAPADRFLYALRDATATVESIPLITASILSKKLAEGIDGLVLDVKTGAGAFMRRREDAEALARSMVEIGGALGKPVRVLLTTMDEALCGAVGNALEARAAVEVLRGERHDPMADLSLELAAEMLLLGGVETDRATALARCRGAIADGSALERFRRVVAWQGGDPRVCDDPAATLPRAERTETFPAPRSGRLRRFSAWPVGQASMLLGAGRATAASAIDPAAGIEVLRRVGDVVEAGEPLARLHVNPQHAIALPAAVAQLAAAIEIGAADEPVESTPRILARFGAG
- a CDS encoding uracil phosphoribosyltransferase — protein: MQGVSVSSHPLVAHHVAALRDPATRPDGFRRLVRQLTALLAHEATAALPTRAVEVTTPLATAPGRRLADRIAIVPILRAGLGMADGLLDLIPDAEVWHIGLSRDETTLEPLEYYNRLPDRCAATLAIVVDPMLATGGSAVRTCEILRAAGIPRIVYLALIAAPEGIERLHLGMPDVAIHVAALDAGLNGVGFIVPGLGDAGDRQFGTQGGHA
- a CDS encoding cytidine deaminase, with amino-acid sequence MAAADLLAIARRAADHAHSPYSGWRVGAAVEFADGGVFPGANVENGSYGLTICAERVAVCTGVVAGKRRVARVALTCRDREGALVAGIVPCGACLQVIQEFGGPDTEIVIDGAGAFRLADFLPRPFGHGVDVPRQG